In Strix uralensis isolate ZFMK-TIS-50842 chromosome 10, bStrUra1, whole genome shotgun sequence, a single window of DNA contains:
- the SLC25A20 gene encoding mitochondrial carnitine/acylcarnitine carrier protein, whose translation MAEQPQPISPVKNFFAGGFGGVCLVFVGHPLDTIKVRLQTQPKPQPGQPLLYSGTFDCFRKTLVGEGVRGLYRGMAAPIIGVTPMFAVCFFGFGLGKRLQQRKPDDVLTYPQLFAAGMLSGVFTTAIMAPGERIKCLLQIQAATGETKYSGSLDCAKQLYREAGIRGVYKGTVLTLMRDVPASGMYFMTYEWLKNILTPEGKSVSDLSAPRILFAGGLAGIFNWAVAIPPDVLKSRFQTAPPGKYPNGFRDVLRELIREEGVASLYKGFTAVMIRAFPANAACFLGFEVAMKFLNWIAPGL comes from the exons ATGGCGGAGCAGCCGCAGCCCATCAGCCCCGTGAAGAACTTCTTCGCTGGCGGCTTCGGGGGCGTCTGCCTGGTGTTCGTGGGGCACCCGCTGGACACCATCAAG GTCAGACTGCAAACCCAGCCTAAGCCACAGCCTGGTCAGCCCTTGCTTTATTCTGGGACCTTTGACTGCTTCAGAAAGACTCTTGTTGGAGAG GGAGTCCGAGGCTTATACAGAGGAATGGCAGCTCCTATTATCGGAGTGACACCCATGTTTGCTGTGTGCTTCTTTGGATTTGGCTTGGGAAAAAGACTCCAACAGAGAAAACCTGATGACGTTTTGAC ATATCCTCAGCTGTTTGCTGCTGGCATGTTGTCGGGAGTGTTCACGACAGCAATCATGGCTCCAGGAGAGAGAATCAAGTGCCTTTTACAG ATCCAGGCAGCTACAGGTGAAACTAAATACAGTGGCTCTTTGGACTGTGCAAAACAGCTGTACCGCGAGGCTGGGATTCGTGGCGTGTACAAGGGGACAGTGCTCACCCTCATGAGAG ATGTCCCAGCCAGTGGAATGTACTTCATGACGTACGAATGGCTGAAGAACATTCTGACCCCTGAGGGAAAGAG TGTGAGCGACCTCAGTGCGCCCAGGATCCTCTTTGCCGGGGGCCTGGCTGGGATCTTCAACTGGGCAGTTGCCATTCCACCAGACGTGCTGAAATCCCGTTTCCAGACTG CTCCTCCAGGAAAATACCCAAATGGCTTTAGAGATGTGCTGAGAGAACTTATCAGAGAGGAAGGAGTTGCATCTCTCTATAAGGGCTTCACAGCTGTAATGATCAGGGCATTTCCCGCTAACGCG GcatgttttcttggttttgaagtTGCTATGAAGTTTCTTAACTGGATTGCTCCAGGTTTATGA